The region GATGCCCAAACGGGTGATGTGGATATCGATAATCACGCCAATATTCTGCTGCCCTTTATTGCGACTCCGCCGTTAGAGCGTCTGGATGCCCACAGTGATATCACTTTACGTATTCGACGCAACGATGTGCCGCTACCTGACGATCGTGAATCCGTTTTTTACCTGACGATGAAAGCGATTCCCGCGCAGCCGAAGCACGCTGAAAGCAACACCGTCACGCTGGCTGTAGTGAGCAGTATGAAAGTGTTTTTTCGTCCGGTGGGGCTTAAGCGGTATGCGGTGGAAGAAGCATCGAATGCGTTACGTTTTCGCAAACAGGGCAATGAGCTGATTGCCATCAACCCCACGCCTTACTGGCTCACCTTCGCGATGCTGCGCGTGGGCAGCCACGACTTAGATAAAGCGCAACGGCGCCTGATGGTGCCCCCCAAAGGCGAGCGCGGATACCATTTTCCCTCCGGCACGCAAGGTCAGGTGACCTGGCAATTAATTGATGAAGACACCTGGCTGACACCACTGAAGCAACAGGACTCACCCTAAACAAAATAGCCGCTGTTGAGACAGTCGTTAACGGATAAAAATGACATTACTACATCCCAAACCCAGATTGCTTGCCCTGTTGGCGAGTGTGACTTTTGTTCTGCAATCCGAAGAAGTTTATGCAGCAGACTATTTTGATCCCGCATTTTTAACACTGAGTGGCGTTGATGTTCAGGAACTCGATCTGAGCGCCTTTGCAACGTCCGGTAAAGTGCCTGCGGGGACTTATTTGGTGACGGTCGTTGTTAACCAGAATGAAGTCGGTCAGTTCACCATCGCTTTTGCAGCGGATAACAGTGGCAATGTGGTCGCGCAATTAACGCCGGACTTTCTTCAGCAAATGGGCGTCAACGTGCAGGGTTTACCGGCTTTTCGTGATTGGCCTGCGGATAAGCCCGTCACGCAATTAAGCAATCTGATTGAACATGCGCGAGTGAAGTTTGATTTTTCTGCATTACAGCTTGATCTCAGTATTCCGCAAATTGCCATGCAGCCGAGCGCGTTGAGCGCCATCAAACCTGAAAAATGGGATCACGGTATTCCCGCAATTGTCATGAATTACAGCCTGAACGGCAGTCGCACCTTGCAGGAAAAACGAGGGTCCAGTTCCAACCTGTTTGGCAACCTAAGCGGCGGGGCTAATTATGGTGCCTGGCGGGTGCGCAGCAATCTGTATTGGTACCGCGCACAGAGTCAGTTCGGTACTGGGAATAGCGTGACGCAGCAGAAATTTCAGTTCGCCAATACTTATCTCATGCGTGATGTTGTCGCGTGGAAAGCAGAGGTCATGGCAGGAGAAAGCAGTACCGCCAGTGACGTGTTTAACAGTGTGCCTTTCCGCGGCATGAAGCTGAACTCGCAGGATGAGATGCTGCCGTACGTGATGCGGGGCTTTGCGCCCGTGATTGAGGGGATTGCGCAAAGCAACGCGCGCGTCACGGTCCTGCAGAACAACAATATTATCTATCAGACGTATGTCGCTCCGGGGCCGTTTCGTCTGGAAGACCTTGGGCAGATGGGGTCGGGCGGTGACCTGATCGTGAATGTTACCGAGGCTGATGGTCGCGTGCACAGCCAGACTATTCCGGTCTCAACCGTACCGGTTATGCGCCGCCCCGGTAGCCTGAAGTATGAGGTCACCGCCGGCGGTTATGATGGTGGATTGACCAATGATACGTTGGCTGCGCGTTTTGTTCAGGCAACGGCAATTTATGGCTTACCTTTTAATACCACGCTGTATGGCGGAGCGCTATTATCGCGCGACTATCATTCATGGGTGGTGGGAAGCGGAATTTCTCTCGGTGCAATCGGCGCGATATCTGCTGACATCACCTCTTCCAATGCAAAGGTTGTCGGGAGCAACAGCACGCAAAATGGGCAATCTTATCGTCTGCGCTATGCCAAAAGTTTGCTGAGTACCGGCACTGCAATCGATCTGGCGGCCTATCGCTATTCCACTCGTCGCTATTACAGTTTCGCTGATTACAATAACAGCGGTTTTCGCCTCAATGACGATTTGGCGCCGTGGACACGCGATCGCCAGCGTTCCAGTTTTCAGGCCCGACTCAGTCAATCCCTCGGGGCCATCGGTTCTGCCTATCTCTCCACCTCACGAACCGACTACTGGGGCAGAAGTCAGGTCATCAATTCGTTGTCATCAGGCTTTAACGGTAGCTATCGCGGAATTAATTACACTCTGGCGTATAACATTGAGCGCACCAAAGGCAACGGCGAATGGCCGGAGAATCGCACGCTTACCTTCAATACGACCGTTCCATTCAGTCTGTTTTCATCCCGCTCAGCCATGAGTCAAACCTATGCCAGTTATCAGGCCAGTCACAATAATCGTGGTCAGGTTCAGCAGCTGGCCGGTATCAGCGGCAATGCGCTCGACAGCCGTCTGACGTATGGCGTGATGCAGGGCTGGGCTAACGAACAACAGCAACGCAGTCATCAGTCACTGAGCCTGGCTTATGCGGGAAGTAAAGGCTCGCTGGCTTCCGGTTACAGTCGTTCAGGCGGTAGCCAATCGATGAATCTCGGCGGTAACGGCGCGTTTGTTTTGCACCCTGAAGGGCTGACGCTCAGCAAAATGGTTGGCAACTCGGTGGCCATTATTAGTGCGCCGGGTTCTCAGGGCGCGAAAGTGGGCAACGGTGGCAGCTATATCGACAGCCGTGGTTTTGCGGTGGTGCCTTATCTCACCAACTATCAGCTCAACAATATTTCACTGGATCCTTCTACCCTGCCAGAAAACGTCGATCTCACCGACTCTAGCGTGGCGGTCTATCCCACTAAAGGTGCGGTGGTTCGAGCGAACTTCGCCACGAAGGTGGGTTATCAGGCATTACTGACACTACAGCGCCGTGACAAGTCGATTCCTTTTGGTGCGACCGCAAGCGTGATTGACGTGACGGATAGCGAAGTGAACAGCGGCCTGGTCGGCGATGCCGGTCAACTGTATATGAGCGGATTACCCGAGCAGGGCAGGCTGTTGGTCAAATGGGGTAAACGTTCAGAACAGCAATGTCAGGTGAAATTTAATCTCAAGAATATTTCTGCTCCCTCCGCGAATAACCCGATTCGTATTGTGAAAGCAGAGTGCGAATAGGGGAAAACCATGAAACTAAAAACCGGCTCCAGCGTGAAAATCAGCATGCTTAGTGCAGCGCTTCTTTTCACTTTACAGCCGCATATTGCCAGCGGCCAAATCACCATTGGCAAAGATAAAGGGATATTCCCGACCGGGCTGCTGATTAATGTCAGTGAGACTCAGCCTCAAGTCTATAGTGATGCTTTTGCCAGCACCGGCGTGGCGGCGATTGGGCCTCATTTACGCTGTGCTACTCAGGGGGATTTAAAACAAATCAACGGCATCTGGGCGTTGCCGATTGCGCAGGGTATTGGTTTAGCACCCAACGTTACCGCAACAGCCAGCTATACCGGATATCGCAATGGGAGTTATCAGCATGAAATCCTGACGGGAAAAATCACCCCGGAAGGCAGTTATGCAACCACGAATCTGGGCTACAGCATGACCAGCCCCGGTACTATTCCTTATCACTGGTGCCTTTCTCCCGTTGATAAAACAGACTATGGTTTTTTTAGGGATGCCGGTAACAAAAGCTATGAAATACGCGGCGAGTGGATGCTGGTCACCGATGGCACGCAAAAAACGGGTTCGCCGAGTATCCCGATAATGCGCGCGATGTCGCTAGGTGGCGGAACGCTATATAACATCGTCATCCCTGCCGCCATTCCGATTCGTGTATCCACGCTGGAATGCACTATCAATACGCCGACCACCATTAATTTCGGCGCGGCGGAACAGAATTTCAAAAAAGATAGTGAGCTGGCAAAAGTGAATCACCATATGGGCGTGACCTGCACCCAGGATGCTGGTCGCGGCATTGACACGAATATTAATGTGCGTTTTAAAGCATTAAGCGGATTGCACGAGGGTAATCAATATCGTCTGAAACTTGAACAGGGTGGTGGCTATATTACCGGCAGCCTCGGTGGCGTCACCTATGATGGCCGCTGCGGTACCAATCAGGGCATAACCTTTGACAATGCGGAAATTAAAATTGGCGAGATTTACCGATCGCAATTAAATAAATCATATTCCCATCCACTTGTCTGGCGGCTCTGTTCTGGCGGCAGTGATTTACCCAACGGCCGCGTCACCGCAACGGCAGAAATGATGGTGACCTATAACTGATTA is a window of Pantoea rwandensis DNA encoding:
- a CDS encoding fimbrial biogenesis chaperone, translating into MMRTPFLLRRSLMTLGLLCLNLTVLPTVKAVEEEAQSTGISFYNTRVIFTATSLSGVTQTLYNKTDNAWLLQSLIRPVDAQTGDVDIDNHANILLPFIATPPLERLDAHSDITLRIRRNDVPLPDDRESVFYLTMKAIPAQPKHAESNTVTLAVVSSMKVFFRPVGLKRYAVEEASNALRFRKQGNELIAINPTPYWLTFAMLRVGSHDLDKAQRRLMVPPKGERGYHFPSGTQGQVTWQLIDEDTWLTPLKQQDSP
- a CDS encoding fimbria/pilus outer membrane usher protein, with product MTLLHPKPRLLALLASVTFVLQSEEVYAADYFDPAFLTLSGVDVQELDLSAFATSGKVPAGTYLVTVVVNQNEVGQFTIAFAADNSGNVVAQLTPDFLQQMGVNVQGLPAFRDWPADKPVTQLSNLIEHARVKFDFSALQLDLSIPQIAMQPSALSAIKPEKWDHGIPAIVMNYSLNGSRTLQEKRGSSSNLFGNLSGGANYGAWRVRSNLYWYRAQSQFGTGNSVTQQKFQFANTYLMRDVVAWKAEVMAGESSTASDVFNSVPFRGMKLNSQDEMLPYVMRGFAPVIEGIAQSNARVTVLQNNNIIYQTYVAPGPFRLEDLGQMGSGGDLIVNVTEADGRVHSQTIPVSTVPVMRRPGSLKYEVTAGGYDGGLTNDTLAARFVQATAIYGLPFNTTLYGGALLSRDYHSWVVGSGISLGAIGAISADITSSNAKVVGSNSTQNGQSYRLRYAKSLLSTGTAIDLAAYRYSTRRYYSFADYNNSGFRLNDDLAPWTRDRQRSSFQARLSQSLGAIGSAYLSTSRTDYWGRSQVINSLSSGFNGSYRGINYTLAYNIERTKGNGEWPENRTLTFNTTVPFSLFSSRSAMSQTYASYQASHNNRGQVQQLAGISGNALDSRLTYGVMQGWANEQQQRSHQSLSLAYAGSKGSLASGYSRSGGSQSMNLGGNGAFVLHPEGLTLSKMVGNSVAIISAPGSQGAKVGNGGSYIDSRGFAVVPYLTNYQLNNISLDPSTLPENVDLTDSSVAVYPTKGAVVRANFATKVGYQALLTLQRRDKSIPFGATASVIDVTDSEVNSGLVGDAGQLYMSGLPEQGRLLVKWGKRSEQQCQVKFNLKNISAPSANNPIRIVKAECE
- a CDS encoding fimbrial protein, which produces MKLKTGSSVKISMLSAALLFTLQPHIASGQITIGKDKGIFPTGLLINVSETQPQVYSDAFASTGVAAIGPHLRCATQGDLKQINGIWALPIAQGIGLAPNVTATASYTGYRNGSYQHEILTGKITPEGSYATTNLGYSMTSPGTIPYHWCLSPVDKTDYGFFRDAGNKSYEIRGEWMLVTDGTQKTGSPSIPIMRAMSLGGGTLYNIVIPAAIPIRVSTLECTINTPTTINFGAAEQNFKKDSELAKVNHHMGVTCTQDAGRGIDTNINVRFKALSGLHEGNQYRLKLEQGGGYITGSLGGVTYDGRCGTNQGITFDNAEIKIGEIYRSQLNKSYSHPLVWRLCSGGSDLPNGRVTATAEMMVTYN